A region of the Chitinivibrionales bacterium genome:
CGCCTTTTATTACCTTGACAATATCCAACAAAATCGATATATTATAGGGTAAGGATGGCCTCCGGAAAAGGCGTGTAAAAAGCGGCATGCACCCCTGATAGTCCGTGTGTACAGCTCAGGTTCTTTACATGGGAGTTCATTCGGTTATGATCGCGGTCCCTTCTTTTTAAAATAATATTTCCTGTTTCCTTTACAGGAGCGCGAATGTGGACCCGTCGGGCGGCTGGTTTCACCCTCATTGAACTCATGACCGTTATCCTTATTATCGGCCTTCTGGCTGCGGTCGTGATCCCCAAGTTTTTAAGCGCCTCGGAAAAGGCGAAGGCCTCTGAATTCCCCGTAATGTTGAACGCCATGTATACGGGGCAGATCTCCTATCACCTCGAACACGGCCTCTATGCGAATGACGTTCAGATTTTAAAGGATTCGGCCGGGATAGACATCGCGTCGTCGGGCAAGTGGTTCGGCTATTCGTTGCCGGTTGCGACGACCACGAGCTTTTCCGGAAAGGCACAGGTAAACGTACCCGGGTTTGGAAATGCCCTCCCTTCAGACACTGCCGGAATAAACCAGGATAATTTGAAAAGCTGCTCTTCCAATCTGGAAAGGTACTGTCCAAATTGGAAATAATCATTTGATAGTTACTAAAAGATGATCAGACAACGACAGGTTAATTCTCCCTTTTCACGTCCATATTATTGAGCGCCTCGATCAATGCCTTGAATTTCGAGTGCGGTTCGTGACCGCCGCCGTACCCTACCGCAAACAACGGGCCCCGGCTTAATTTGCATGCCGTAATCAGGAACCAGTTAAGCTCATTCAATTCCTTTCGCATTCTTGCCTGCTGTTCAAACAGCACGTTGAACCCCAGAGACTCGAGAAAGGACTGCTCCACGTCGAGTTTGTCGGTGAACCTTTTACCGGAATTGACCTGTGAAAGGTTGTCTTTGTAAAATGCGTCAAGATTATTGATATATTCTTGGGTGGGCATGGCACCTCCGGAAATTATTGTTTCCGTGCTTCCCCGTTTTATCTTGCCCGTTCATCAAGACTTCCGGGTCTCCATTCTCATTCCAGCAGGAAATAAATCTTTGAACAGTAAAAGTGGATATCCGCACAGGTGCAGGTCGCTTTTTTTCTTTTTCCCTGACGCACGTT
Encoded here:
- a CDS encoding prepilin-type N-terminal cleavage/methylation domain-containing protein, with the protein product MWTRRAAGFTLIELMTVILIIGLLAAVVIPKFLSASEKAKASEFPVMLNAMYTGQISYHLEHGLYANDVQILKDSAGIDIASSGKWFGYSLPVATTTSFSGKAQVNVPGFGNALPSDTAGINQDNLKSCSSNLERYCPNWK